Part of the Desulfovibrio legallii genome, GTGGACATCAATGTCACGGGCAAAGAACCGGTGGTAGCCTGTCCGCATTTGCCTTCCAATGTGCGGCCCGTGTCCGAAGTGCGGCGCACGCCCATCCAGCAGGTGGTCATCGGCTCCTGCACCAACGGCCGCATCGGCGATATGCGCGACGCTGCCGCTGTGCTGCGCGGGCGTAAGGTAGATAAAAGCGTGCGCTGCATCGTGCTGCCCTCCACCCCCAGCGTCTGGCGGCAGTGCCTGAAGGAAGGCCTTATCGAAACCTTTATGGACGCCGGCTGTATTGTGGGGCCCAGCACCTGCGGGCCTTGCCTGGGCGGCCACATGGGCATTCTGGGCGACGGCGAGCGCGCCGTGGCCACCACCAACCGCAACTTCAAGGGCCGTATGGGCAGCCTCAGCTCCGAGGTTTATCTGGCCAGCCCCGTGGTGGCGGCGGCTTCGGCCGTGGCCGGACACGTGGCTGGGCCGGACCAGCTGTAAGGGCCACCCGTGACTGACCAACTGCCATAAGGGTTTGACAATGCAATACAAAGGCACTGCCCACAAAGTGGGCGAACATATTGATACGGACGCCATCATTCCGGCGCGCTTTCTGGTCACCACCGACGCCCGGAAGTTGGGCGCAAACTGTATGGCCGGCCTGGAACCGGACTGGGTCAAGCGTGTGGCCCCCGGCGATATTCTGGTGGCCGGCCGCAACTTTGGCTGTGGTTCCTCGCGGGAGCACGCTCCTATTGCCATCCTGGGCGCGGGCATGCCCGTGGTGGTGGGGCACAGTTTTGCCCGCATCTTCTAC contains:
- a CDS encoding 3-isopropylmalate dehydratase small subunit, whose protein sequence is MQYKGTAHKVGEHIDTDAIIPARFLVTTDARKLGANCMAGLEPDWVKRVAPGDILVAGRNFGCGSSREHAPIAILGAGMPVVVGHSFARIFYRNAFNMGLLLLEVGDEVDKINDGDSLEIDAATGRIRDLTNGAEIICPPLPKSMSDILSKGGLVGYVKERLARQAQEQ